Proteins encoded together in one Impatiens glandulifera chromosome 1, dImpGla2.1, whole genome shotgun sequence window:
- the LOC124921588 gene encoding uncharacterized protein LOC124921588, which produces MSQSSNFRLVRCPNCNNLLPELADYSVYLCGGCATVLQAKKNNFEADTSSLNYIDDVKENPRLNLEKNTSEALGSVNQNEAGELLRKLDELLRRNHENSSKDSFDYSRFDPFYNNNCCVRRRQPSALNRFTHYPHPRNFNNNQMSSRLSQPRFFHYSVPTIAFPLIGGAPFVSCRNCRELLQVPNSAFLTDKNGRKMKCWGCSTILLLRVVEKKLNVSVFEESSHDEIYGSLNNSEGFDDWDWDEQKTTHKEKTTSLAGKIKNTLKEFSRTMKLTDQIGSINVTVNGHPITDGLVKKAEKIAGLIQPGNYWYDIKAGFWGMINGPCLGIIPPFIEELNYPIEENCAGGNSEVFVNGRELHQKDLEILAMRGLPTVRGRSYRVEISGRIWDDESGQELDSLGKLAPTVEMAKHGFGMKPPKLRV; this is translated from the exons ATGTCCCAATCTTCAAATTTTCGCTTAGTTAGATGCCCCAACTGCAATAATCTTCTCCCGGAGCTTGCTGATTATTCTGTTTATCTCTGTGGCGGATGCGCCACTGTTCTTCAAG CAAAGAAGAACAATTTTGAAGCTGATACATCTTCATTGAACTATATTGATGATGTTAAGGAGAATCCAAGGTTAAATTTGGAGAAAAACACATCTGAAGCACTTGGATCTGTTAATCAGAATGAAGCTGGGGAGCTTTTAAGGAAGTTAGATGAGCTTCTAAGGAGGAATCATGAGAATTCTTCAAAGGATTCATTTGATTATAGTAGGTTTGAtccattttataataataattgttgtgTTAGAAGAAGACAACCTTCAGCTCTCAATAGATTTACCCATTATCCACATCCACGAAACTTTAATAATAACCAAATGAGTTCTCGATTGTCTCaacctcggtttttccattacTCTGTTCCTACAATCGCCTTTCCGTTGATAGGTGGTGCTCCGTTTGTGTCGTGTCGTAACTGTCGAGAATTGCTTCAAGTTCCCAATTCGGCTTTCTTAACAGACAAAAATGGAAGGAAAATGAAATGCTGGGGTTGCTCGACTATCCTTCTTTTAAGGGTGGTCGAAAAGAAACTGAATGTTTCTGTTTTCGAAGAAAGTAGCCACGATGAGATCTATGGTTCTCTAAATAACTCAGAAGGTTTCGATGATTGGGATTGGGATGAACAGAAAACAACCCATAAAGAAAAGACAACATCTTTGGCTGGGAAAATCAAGAACACATTGAAGGAATTTTCAAGAACAATGAAACTAACAGATCAAATTGGTTCAATTAATGTAACTGTTAATGGGCATCCAATTACAGATGGTTTAGTGAAGAAAGCAGAGAAGATTGCTGGACTAATCCAACCTGGAAATTACTG GTATGATATAAAGGCTGGATTTTGGGGTATGATTAATGGACCATGTTTAGGGATAATCCCTCCATTTATTGAAGAATTAAATTAtcctattgaagaaaattgTGCTGGTGGGAACAGTGAAGTGTTTGTAAATGGAAGAGAACTTCACCAAAAGGATCTTGAAATACTTGCGATGAGAGGACTCCCTACGGTTAGAGGGCGATCTTATAGGGTTGAAATCTCGGGAAGAATTTGGGACGATGAATCTGGACAAGAGCTAGATAGCCTCGGAAAACTTGCACCAACTGTCGAGATGGCTAAGCACGGTTTTGGCATGAAGCCTCCCAAACTTAG AGTATAA